The following are from one region of the Ignavibacteriota bacterium genome:
- the lptC gene encoding LPS export ABC transporter periplasmic protein LptC, producing the protein MKFFFLFFLTLLMFRCTGKDVKPHVDTSFVVEELPAQESWNSTVFFTDSGKTRAILTAGHLQLFNTRKETILDEGVKVEFFNMKEIKTTTLTSKRGRVDEKTNDLYAIDSVVAVNDSGIVVRTDELKWRNSDKKIVSDKFVTIDSPDEHIEGYGFESDQHLRNYVIYNITYITKAKKE; encoded by the coding sequence ATGAAATTTTTCTTTCTTTTCTTTCTCACTTTATTAATGTTCAGATGCACAGGTAAAGATGTAAAACCTCACGTAGATACTTCATTTGTTGTTGAAGAATTACCTGCTCAGGAAAGCTGGAACTCAACTGTATTCTTTACTGATTCGGGAAAAACAAGAGCAATTCTTACAGCAGGACATTTACAATTATTTAATACAAGAAAAGAAACTATTCTTGATGAAGGAGTTAAAGTTGAATTTTTCAATATGAAGGAAATAAAAACAACTACTCTTACATCCAAACGAGGCAGAGTGGATGAAAAAACAAATGATTTGTATGCTATTGACAGTGTAGTGGCTGTTAATGATAGCGGAATTGTTGTAAGGACGGATGAATTAAAATGGAGAAACAGTGACAAAAAAATTGTCTCGGATAAATTTGTTACTATTGATTCACCAGATGAACATATTGAAGGTTACGGATTCGAGTCTGACCAGCATCTTAGAAACTATGTTATCTACAATATTACTTATATCACTAAAGCTAAAAAGGAATAA